GGACACTTTGACCCCTACGACCCACCACTGCCTGTGCATCCAGTATCTGCTTTGCCCCCTTTCCTCCAGAGTATTTGCCCTTTTTCCCAAATCAGGCACTGACTCAGAAAGTGTGACCCAGTTTGTTTGCTACCCCACCCCCTGTGAAAGGAGAGCAAAGTTAGCCCGGGGACCAGATGTTGGAcgctgctgcagctcagcaaGAGCACGTGTCACATTCGAAAGAGAGGACGCCCATGCTTGCTGAAACAGTGAATCATCACTGAATCATTACTCTATAAATGTCAATATGGGGCTTTTTTGGAGCAAATCAAGACTATATAAATCCATTGTCCTGTATTATGGAGGGCGGCCCCTTGAAGCGAGATTACTCTATCGCTAAGAAGAAAGGGATGATCTATTATTCCAGACACATGCCTATTTACTTCTGCACCCCAACccactttttaatctttgtttttcaaaccTGGGTGCTTGGAGGACGGGCTAAAAACAGACTATAGTAAATCTCCTTTATTTGGGTCTTAGAAGAAGATTGTTTTTACACTGTCCGCACTTCCAGATCACACTCCTCTCTCCTAATACCTTTCACCAGTGTGTGTTCCACATCCCGCCAACCTTCACCCCCCCTCATACCTCATGTTGATGACAGAGCTGTGTCTTAATACTCTCTCTACTCCACAGTGTGTGACTACTGCAGCACTGGAGACCTGTACACCTACTGGCAGATGATTGGTCAGTTTACAGAGGACACAGTGCGAGTGTTTGCGGCAGAGTTGGGATGTGCGCTCGGTAAGTGTTAAAACCCCTCACATTTGTCCTCAGACATCAGACACCCTAATTAGGTCAGAGGTGACTACAGGAAAGTTGTCATAGCCAACAGTATTTAATTGAGAGTAATTATAAAAGGAGGACTCATTAAAAGAGATTAACTCTCAAAGGATTTTCCACAGCAACAAAGCAGTGCCATGGGCGTGAAATATGCCAGTatgattttagacattttagatCTCTGGTTaagttttagatttttgttcttcaaagctgttttttcGCAGGCTTTCTGCACGACTTTGGGATCATCCACAGAGACGTGAAGGTGAGAGAGGGAGACCATTTATTGTGATtactggtaaaaaataaaataaaataaaaatgcaaacacatgtatttcttttttaagaaaattttattttgtttttattaaaatgtctaaccttgtgtgtaaaataataattattagtcATTTAATAATGACGATAAAATAGAGTATCAGGgccatgtttaaaaataaaattctgagattttaaaaataaagtcattatattACAAGAATGAAGTCATAatttcagggggaaaaaatgtaattttctgagaATGAAGCTGTaatttaatacagaaaaaaacgtACACATTTGTTGCTCTTTATACTTTGTCACCTGATTGATCAAGTAATATGGCTTTTTGTCtcataaaataacaactttatGTTTGTAATATTAACACTTATTTCCTTGAAATACTGTGACTTTATTCTTATTAAGCTGTGGCTTTATTCTCATaatgttactattttttttcctcagaagtGTTTCTTCCTTATGCTATGCACAAGGCTCTgtcaaaatctgtcaaaaaattgttctttttaacataattaatCTAGTACATGGTGAAAATGGCTTGGCGTCTAATTCAATCTTTTTGGCGGTGGTGTTTGCAGATGGAGAACATCCTGCTGACAGACAATGGTGAGTAAAaaccagcagagagcagcataGCTCCGGTGTGCAGGAGAATCTTCCAGGGATCATCCTGACtgcacagctgtcagtcaataCATATTAATGCAAACTGAACATCTGCTGGCACTGAGAGAGAACAGCCTCTGCATCCAATTACAGTCACTAATGAGATCAGATTATGATGGGAAGATGTAGATATTTTGCATCAAAAGTAACATAACTGCATCAGCAGCAGGAAAAATCTCATGTCACTTGCTCATAATGATGTAGAGAAAATGGTCTTTTCTAGGACACCTCCGCTTAGCTGACTTTGGTTTGTCCCGCCGCCTGGAGAGAGGAGGACGAGCTTTTACCATCTGTGGAACCATCCAATATATGGGTGAGAAATATTCTGCCACAACCACGCATATAAATCTGCAGAGCAGAGATCACATTCTGTGCATCATTACGATCTAATATACCATGGGGGTGAATATATGAATGCACAAAGATATACGTAGTACATCCTGTGCTGTGAGCAtgctctgtctgctctgcagCCCCAGAGGTGCTGAGTGGCGGACCCTACAATCACGCAGCTGATTGGTGGTCACTGGGAATTCTGCTCTTCTCATTGGTTACTGGGAAGGTGAGGTGTTGTTGCCGTTGTCTCAGCATGTCCTGCATGATGAGCAGATATTACTCACATTCATTCAGTCAGTGACGTAGAcattgtaggaaaaaaaaggtatttttacaGTCAGTAATCTAAATTTAAAGGACACAGAGTGCTATAGTGTTTTCATTCTAGTCATTAGAAGACTTATGTTTTGTCATGTAAAAGCCTAAAATCTGTCCctctgaaaatttaaaaaatctgaataatgtGTCTTCATGTTCCTGAATCTCTCCTCAGTTCCCCATGCCTCCAGAACAAGACCACTGCAGTATGCTGAGGAAAGTGAGGAGTTTCCCCTACGAAATGCCCCTCAGCCTCACCTCCCCACTGGCCTTGCTAATAACGGAGGTGAGGACACAAAGTGTGATCAAATTGCCACAAAATCTGCACTTCAGACTATTTGACTACATGCACCAGTATCTAACTGCTCAGTTTGGCTTCTCTGATGTCACATCATGACCTGCACACGTTTCTCTGTGCAGCTTTTGTGTAAGACTCCCTCCCGTCGCCTGAGGACCCTGGATCGTTTCAAACGTCAAACCTTCTTCCGTGGAACAACTTTTGACCTCGCCCTCCTGCAACGCCAGCCTGTGGAGGTGACCGATGAACATCTGGATGCAGCCAACATGAGTAAgactgttagaaaaaaaaattcaaaaaaacatgaaatgtcattttttttcccctcatcacTTGTCCAGGTGATTCtggagctgagagagagacCAGACCGAGCTGCCAAAGCTCGACGAGGCCTCACTTTGTCTCTGCAGCCTCTCAAAGGCTTCGACTATGACTCGTTCCTCAGCCCTCCAGCCACGCCGGACACACAGCTGGAAGCCGGCACACAAACCTACACAGCTGCACCGCTCCCTGGCCCGGCTCTCCAACTGCAGCCTTCTCAGGGAAAAGGCCCACGCAGAgaagtgtttgtgtgacagACTTTGTGTTTACAGTATGGATACTAACACACTAAAGTAAAGGCCTACATGTATGTACTTCTGCACAATTATTCACCCTTACACACAGGTGTGGTGCGCCTTGTAAAATGTCTTATTTAGTAAAAGCCAATATGGCTTGTTATGATTCATTCTGACCTGTTAGTTTAGGAAGGAATGATTCGTTTGAGTAACATTTGAAAACACTTCCCAATTTGTTGGCGAGTTttatgttggggttttttgtgatttactgaacattatttttttgctttttttttacttgtttgcctttttccaaTGAGCACCTTTTCAAGTCTATTGTATTTGCTCAACAGTTGTGCAAGAAAGATTGCGCTATTGTCCATCGATTTCTAGTTTACAAGTGACTGCTTATGGCCTCCCTGTTATCAAATTCAGCCcacatggaaaagtcatgcacagaatttctttacttttttccctttttttttacagcacttATATGTAGTTAAATAGAAATTCCTCCAAAACTCCTCAACAGAGTACATGTATTTCTGCACTTCTACCTTTTaatgttgcattattttaaaacGTTTTGGCAGAAGTTCACGAAAGAAACCCCATGCctcattttcagtgtttatgctgtgaactttattttaaaacctgTTCTGTACCTTTTATTAATGCTGCAAATTTTCCTTGACTTGACCTTTACTGCCTAAATTCTGTAGCGGCAGAAACATCTCTCCTCCTGTACTATTCAAAGTCATGCAATTATCATAACATCAGATAAAGATGTGTTCGCCTTCGACATCTGCTTTAGTTTGAATCATTTCTAACCTGCGACTCAGGGGAGCACTCGCTGGTTTTCCCAGGTCAGCCTTGATTTTGACTCCAAGATGGCCACCGGCTGTACAGATCTGAGCTGGGACTACAAGGGTTGAATGAACACCAGTATTGTTTACCTCCAGTTTTCATTCTGATCGATACATAGCTTTTTCTATTGTCTAAGGCTGCCGCAACCCGAGCCAGTAATCACACCCTCATGCACTTACCTGATCATTGGATTATGATTTTGTAAAGTTGCCCTGATGTGTACCCAGAATGCCTCACACTTGTGATCCTaagcttgcttttttgtcacCAAAATGCTTATTTATAAATTCCTCTTTATAAAGTTTATATGACTATTTTGGATGCTATTTGATGTTATATGTCATGTtacaatgtatttttgtaattgcCATGTAGCACAGATAGAAAATTAAACTCCTCCTGGACAGCAACCTGCTGATTTGGATGTTTTGTCTGAGTAAGACGGCTTGAAGACAGCGGGACATTGCTTCACTGTTCATATCAGTTACACCACattgtttttggagaaacatTGTGTGCCTGTTTGGTTGAGAAATGACATTTATACAGTATCCAGCAGAGGACATTTACTTAAGTGTGCACttactttactacatttctGAGACAAGTATTGTCCTTTTTACTTTAGctatatttatttgacagctttagttactagttGATTATTTAGaatcaatatataaaatatgatgcctTGTTTCACAGTGCATTAAAATATCCAGCAGTatactgttgttaaaatgagCTTTAATTCAACCAGCTTGAACATTAAAATGCGTCTTAAATGTTAATGCATCAGTAATACAATATAATTTATAAATGATCCCATGCTCATGCACATTatggtattgctacttttttcAAGTAAAGCATCTGAAAACTTCTTCCACCACTAAAGTATTTTATGTACAATTCTCTGAGAGCTACAATAGTTATATTTCAGTAGACCAAgtctgccacaaaaaaaaaaaagaaattgcagtCTGTTACATCAACCTACAGactattattttatcattttaaatgtaacagaAGTTTGGAGGGAGGCCATGGGTTGAACAGTCGACATTGCACCGtaatactgtaaataaagagTTGAAATAAAGAATTTAATAGTAAAAGaaagtgcctttttttctgagattAAAAATACAATCTTCAACcagtattttttaactttttactttctgtAATCAAAGGGTgcaagtcattttttccacagagTATAAAGGGTTGACAGTGCTGTAAAAGGCCATTAATAAGGAGGATTTTCTGAATGGGGAAACTTCAATTAAACTTGCAGCCATTAAGATAATCATGAGGTGGATATCACTACACAAAGAACAGCAATATCAAACCCCAGTATTACTTTAGATGGCCCCTTTACCCCCTAAAAGACTTAATACATGCAGTCCAAAAATGTAGTCGACCAGTATTGAATCCCATTCCTTTAGACAAGAGCACAGGGTTGTATTTGCATTTCTGTTCAAAAACCGAATCTGATTCCAACAAAAATCTCTACATGTCAGAGAACTGGTAGCAGTAGGCTATGCTGAGTTTTCTAATCGTGTAGCCACACCTTATTTCCATCTCTTTTTCTAACATGGGCTGCAACTGCATATTGAGTTTTTATTCATCAGATACCCTTTATACAAATATCTCATAATCCATTTTACCATCATAAACATCTATAAGTAGGatatctgggttttttttaaatatatatatctggATTGAGACCTTCGATTTCTTtttagaggagaaaaaaagacaaacctgTTGTACccataaaaatctaaaaaaaacttcaaaactaTTAGTTTTGGGGCtacttaatttgattttaacacTACATGATCATGATCAATCATCTGTTTTctcaaaattaagctttaaattgagattaaaaaaaaaaaaaaagcttcatatttaaaacttttcacATCTTGTCCTGTTTCCTACAAAGATGCAGAATCATGCTGCAATCGCACGGAGCTGTGATGCTGTCCTGCGCATGCGCGGATGAGAGCCCCGCCCCCGGCTCGAGCGTTTT
This genomic window from Plectropomus leopardus isolate mb chromosome 13, YSFRI_Pleo_2.0, whole genome shotgun sequence contains:
- the rskrb gene encoding ribosomal protein S6 kinase-related protein, which encodes MGADGSKNRKRPAEGQEDEDFSSGWRGFLSSMGLSIPASLCRLAPPALRLGQRRMLQGKAPDIPEHVLRLAGVGPGKLRAEWSLPGFITMFLPEFPHRAVPGHEHFQVLSYIAKGSFGPILKVKDKSKQKTYAVKVIPKSEILRLGVLEQSKEEVIVQRQVHHPFVHDLQDCWQTQRHLYIMCDYCSTGDLYTYWQMIGQFTEDTVRVFAAELGCALGFLHDFGIIHRDVKMENILLTDNGHLRLADFGLSRRLERGGRAFTICGTIQYMAPEVLSGGPYNHAADWWSLGILLFSLVTGKFPMPPEQDHCSMLRKVRSFPYEMPLSLTSPLALLITELLCKTPSRRLRTLDRFKRQTFFRGTTFDLALLQRQPVEVILELRERPDRAAKARRGLTLSLQPLKGFDYDSFLSPPATPDTQLEAGTQTYTAAPLPGPALQLQPSQGKGPRREVFV